A region of Drosophila suzukii chromosome 2L, CBGP_Dsuzu_IsoJpt1.0, whole genome shotgun sequence DNA encodes the following proteins:
- the LOC108014031 gene encoding LOW QUALITY PROTEIN: uncharacterized protein (The sequence of the model RefSeq protein was modified relative to this genomic sequence to represent the inferred CDS: inserted 1 base in 1 codon; substituted 1 base at 1 genomic stop codon): MFTFCHVCQPSLKVGVFLLMTRNMFGCSCSINIPLQPKISYRXIYITXTGLSKTHPSK; the protein is encoded by the exons ATGTTCACCTTCTGCCATGTTTGCCAACCCTCCTTAAAAGTCGGGGTATTCCTGCTAATGACTCGGAATATGTTTGGTTGTAGTTGTAGCATTAACATTCCTTTGCAGCCAAAAATTTCTTACA ACATATATATTACGTAAACCGGCTTAAGTAAAACTCATCCGAGTAAGTAG